DNA sequence from the Gouania willdenowi chromosome 21, fGouWil2.1, whole genome shotgun sequence genome:
GAAAATCAAAGAGCCGGGGTTCGGGCCCAGAAGGCTCGTAATGATATCCCTGTATCCCTCATAGACTCAGTGCCCACCCACGGAGCAGAGAACCCCGGAGAACCACTGGACGATGCAGTGGTGTCCACCTTACAGGCTCTTGAAGCTCTCGCTGCTTCTGAGGAACCAAGTCCAGCACAGTCGGAGAGCAGTGCAGGTCCTCCATATACTATTGTAACATTCATCCATTAACACCACATATGTTTCAGCCATTCACTTAtgatttgttgtgtattttttttctaataaagcccattttgttttatgtttccaTTTGAGAGTATTGTTTCATTCATACAAGACATTGTGTTATCGAATACGACTTTCATTCATTTTACATCCTTCTGTTTGTCTAATCATCTGTTTGTAAAATACCTTATAGAAGTAAATTTTTGTCAATCATTTGGCAGATGTGTCAAACACAATGTAGATTgttcaacattttgaaaattattaatattattatttattatactgTACGTCAAAATACTGAAGTGCCAAATATCAGTGACTGCATTATCTGTTACTTACAGACTGGTAATGTGAATGTGATATCCTTGCATTTAGTTTAATAAAATCACacttatcttcttttttttttaaaggaaattatATTTCTTATCCCTCCCACTTGTACTGAGATCAATTTGATAACTACTAAACATTGAAATACCGCACCTGATTCTTTGGACTTTTGATCTGTGGATTAGGGTGACGCATATTTTCACTTGGATTAGAATCAGAAGTCCTGAATTATATATGTTGCTATGGGATTTACAACTGTCGTCAGAAAGGATAGAAAACATCTCAGAGACACTTTGGAAAGGTTATAGTTCCAGCAATCCCAGGATTACTACTGTAAAACATACTgtatcatcagtagggtaaaattAACTTACAACTACTTGATTGAAGCTCACATTTACTATCTCAGGATCAAAAAGCCACAGCACTATATGAATAGTGGCTGCCAAGAGCCAATATTCCCTGCCAGAGCAATTCAATGCAATTGGTTTTTCCTTCAGGGACATAATTTTATGGTCTATGGATATTACACTTTTGAATATTGGCTATATCAGAAAGCTGCTCATGTTTAAGCATTTATCAACatcatgctttaaaaaaaaaaaaaaaaacattttcctctagagatttttttttaactaatttacagtatataacaaTTGAATTCATCCTGATTGATTTATATGAGTAGTAGTAgtcaaatacatatttttattcattcccCGTGGGCAACATTTGGCCAATACAGTAGCTCAACAGCATATAAAAGACAGCCAAACTGAGTATTACGAACTCTATATACCAAAACAATGAACTGGAAatatacatattaaaaaaaaataacatagcAAATTatgctttagtttttttcccttgTAGCTGTAAATGTTTGCCAACAGcataattttgtatttatgcTAAAATGCATTTAGATGAGATTTGAtgtagttatttattataattacaccctttgattgttctgtattttatattGCAATTAAGAATTCATTTCACTCAGACGACTTGTTTAACTCTGCAATATATTCATGTGCATCAGATTAAGTTGTTGATGCGTTTGTCTCTCTGTGATACACAGGTGTAGAAATTTCACGAGCATTTAGCCCCGAGTCCTCGGATTCTGGCAATGAGACAAACTCCTCCGAGATGACAGAGAGCTCCGAGCTGGCCACGGCTCAGAGGCATTCAGAAAATCACCTGAGGCTGCATGTAGTAATGGCAGAAGGATATCACGTTGCAAATGAGGACAAGTCCGAGGTGAGTGCAGCTTGTGATGGTGGAGCCACGGCAATGCACTACAACCCAGCAGAGAGTCAGGAGGAGGATGCGCAATCGCCTGCTGTTAACTCCCCTCAGATATTTCACCCAGATGGTGTTGAAATGGAGCCAGAGACTATGGAAATTAAATCAGTTAGTGAATATTTCACTAAGCTGCATATGGGTCCTGTCATGAGCAAACAGAGAAGAAAACAAAGAGAGACCGAGAGCAGAAGCCAAGAAGAAACCTGTGAGTCCTCCATCAGGTCGCACACACCTTCTCAGGACACTAAGGACAATCCTCCTCATCTTGTTGGAAAGTACAATGCTTTCACTGTGAGAGACTCCTATTACATGAACCAACTTGATCTTGGGCGCACTCACTTCAATGACAGACATCAGAAATGGCAGCAAAGACTGCCTGCCAACAAAATGGCAGAGACTCTCACTCCAGAATGTGTGAATGACTCACAGGCTTCCCACGCAGACAGGTTGACAGTGAAGGGAGAAAAACAGGACTTGGATGAAAAAAGCCAACTCATTTCGCAATCCAAAGGCCCTGTCAACACAGAGGGTGACGCTGCTTCGCAGGTTCATGAGCTACAACCAGTGAAGCTTCCATCAACAGAGCAAGATGTCACATGCTTGTATGAATACCATGTGAATAAGCGCATGTCATCAATACAAAGTGAAGGCATTCATTCCCTTCAAAGCTCACAGTGTTCCTCTATCGATGCCGGCTGTGGCagtggcagcagcagctgtgccaCGCCAATGGATTCTCCACATTGTGCTGCAGACAATATGCATGTACTCTCTGAGTCTTCACTCAAAGGGCTGAGTTATGTAACGGCAGAAGAGAAAGCTATTGGGTCCCAGGGGCCTGGGAAGGCTGGACACCCCATAGACCCCACTCTGTTGAGGAAGATTCATGCAGCCACGAGTGCAGAGCCAGGCTTTGGGATTGGTCGGGATGGCCCTCACCGAACACCCAAGATGAAAGAAACGACAGGTAACGCTAAAGAAAATTGCAGCAATTTGTATATTGTTCCattaaaatatcaatatcaaATGTTTTATCACCTATTCATAATGGCTTCCAGGCCTATAGATGGTATCTATTTGATTCCCAGGGGTTCACTTAAAGCAATTGTTCACTAAAAGCAATTGTTTCTCTGGGGTTCACTTAAAGCAAATGGATACGAGGTGGTATATTTTGCTACCCTTAGATAATGCTAGTTCCACGATTGTACTGTTGTTACAGTCAGATACTGTATATGCTTATGTCTGAGAGAGGTTGTGGTCTTAACTTTTTTCTACAATCAAATCagggttatttatttgtttatcctaattattatatacttttttttttcttaaagggtaactaaacctcaaacccatttttttttccactgaaaacaaatgtatggaGTAGTGTTAACATTTTGGTCAAAGTATATCAATTtggcgtattttgttgtaaaaatggaAGAGGAACTGCCTTCTATGGGTGGAAATCCGGTGATTACAATAAATTTTCGCTACTGGcggagaatggtggtttgtgacattttggtacCCCCGCCCCTTCTAAGAAGACTAGCATCTATTGACTGCAATTGGTGGCAAGTAGGTTGGATTGGGAGAATTGCAAATAAAGaagtatagtgagtattgagtaggtagttaacatagcatagagagtttgttggagattttatagtatagactagggctgggcggtatgacgAAAAACGCATATCacagtatttttctaaattctaacggtttcacAGTATGtgacggtatttttttttcatgcataatcaggtgttcacagaaTTTTCTATTGGTTGAGAatcataatcagaatcagaaaagtttattttgacgagtacagtttaaaaaaaaaaaaaaaaaacagcacaatggctctttgccgctagcttagctttagcattagctttatttctatctttaaatgctgcatactcagtgatgtggtggtttcttatggtgaataaggtagcgttttgtttgcagatacaccaggacttatttccgccttataggaattacaaacaACGATCCTTTGCtcactttttttgtgtattgctgctgacatgctaagctaaccgtgccttcGTGTCcttgagtgttgttctcctgtagcagaggcatgtgcatgcaggcacatgctcacatgcagcttcagagctttcaattgtgtctttcttatccatttacacgtatgatttactcCGTAACTAACAcaagagcgctactgtttaccttcctatttagaagtgcaacgttgaaaagggtccaGCCTGAAACGCGGCGCAGCGTAGTGTTCCGAAAGTTGTGTTATCAAATACACCAGTATggtggtatattaaaaattaatatcataacaaaaatatataccggtatttcaAATTTTCAGCCTAGACacacgtcagccaaaacctcggggtttagttactttttaaactattaGCATAGATAGTGTTGTCATGCTTaacagttcttttttttcctactaCCCCTAGTGTAGCTTGCACACAACTGAAGAAGACATGGAAAGAGTCACCTTTAGCTCTCTGTAATGAGAACACCACCACAACCCTGTTACCGTCATCATTACAAAGTAGCACAGAGCACAGCGGGGTAATACCAGCTAAGCCAGAGCCCAACCCACATGCCCAGACTTTCCCCTCAAGCAGATCTTTACCTGACTCTACAACTGGCAGCCTCAGGAAGCGACGCAGGGTTCGGATGCCCCAGAGGAGATGGAGCACGTTAATGCCAGGATCCAGGAGTTTAGAAGCACTGCTAGAGAAGACCAAAGCCACGCTCACGAGGAAGACAAATGCTCAAGCTTTGCAGTCTCAAGATTTCCCAAAAGTCCAAAAAATTTTCTCGGCTCAATCATTGCCGAAGAGCTTTTTGCAAAGTTCACTTGTCTCCAATGTGTCAAGGAGACAGCTGGTGAGAGGAACATCGATGTTGCTGCCAGAGTCAACAAGACCTAGGCTGGATGAAGGCATGTGGAGGTGCCACGGATCGCTCAGTCACTGCTTCAGTCGTAGAAGGGTAAACACTTCAGATGATGATGAACATGGGCAGCATCCCTTGCATACTATGGTCTCTGACGGCTCAGTTTCTTTCAGAAGCAAGAAAAACACTATCTCAAAAGCCAGCGCTAAAGCTACGCAGAGCCACATAGTTCCAGTGCTAAGTGACATGAGCTTAAAAGCAAGACTAGCTTTTATAAACTCAATGAAGGGAAAAACATACAGCCTTCACACAGGGTTTGCAGTTGCAAGGAACGATGCCTTAGAGATTATTAGCATGTTGCGGTCCACTGCGAGCCACTTGTCTAAAAGTGACAGGCCAGAGGCCAATAAGGCTGACATGGAGACGTTCACCCAGCTGCTGATGCTGCAAGCCAAAGTGCTGAACAGCGCCTGTAGTCAGATGGCCACAGAGTATAGCAGCCCAGAAGAGTTGCTACTCACTCTGACACACAGTTTCCACACCCTCTGCTGCCTAATGCAAGCCTGCCTGTCTCTGTTGGAAGGCCTGAGCACTGAGAAAGAACGGCAAGGGGTGGTCACCAGAGTGGACGAGGTCATTATGAACTACGCGTGTCTGTTGAAAACTGCAGAGGCAGCTTCAGGAGGCTCCCCGTGTGACCAAAGTGTGATTACTTTAACACATCACTCTACCATCATGTCTGCTAATATAAATACACTAATTGACTCACTGAATTCACTGCTCGACAAAAAATCACTTATTTTGTCCTAATTGTTAATTTCGAAGCCATATGAAGGAGACGTGGTtgttagaagaagaaaaaacttgCCTTGTGTATACAATATTTtaatatgtataaaaaaataagaataaatacacttttaaaaagattataataaaatgtctataaaaaaaacaaaagaccaACTTCCTGAACTTATAAACTTATTATAATATGTGGATTATTTTAAAGATCTAATGAATATAGTATAAGGTTTACCTTTTAGATTCATACAACTGTATTCATAACTTGttagtaaattatatatatatgacttgaGACAAAtcactgcacaaaacaaaatgtggtGGGGGAAACCCCAATAACACAACTCTTTCGTTTGCTAATGTCACCTAATTTTATGGATACTTTGCACAATGCACCATTGCATACGTTTTGTCAACATcattaaaggatttaaaaattCTAAATGGTCTTGACTgaagctttttgttttattgtacagtATCACTCTGCACAATGTTTTTGCATATTGCCTACATTTGTGGCTCCCGATAGTTCAAAAAGACTGGAAAATGCCTTTAGTCTTTTGAAGTCACAAAGTTCATTGACCTTTGTCTAGTCATGTAGGGATAAATTATGGATTTTTCTCCCTatcacttaaactggtgtggtaccactttatttaattactattattatcattactatGATCTATCGCAATTTCAAGCTAAAAATACGATTTACATGGAATTATAATCAGTAAAGCGCATTATATTGCTGGATGCTTTATACAATTTACATATGACATATgttttagtagtagtagtagtagtggtaataataataataataataataataataataataataataataataataataataataataactttcttcttttttaatctttaaatgaTCATGAAGAGCATGGTTCTCATCAATCCGGATAGGTCAAAGTTTTGGGCCAATCGCAGGTGAATGTTGGACTGCCTGCAGTCATTGGGCCACCATTTGAGATACCCTTTAATACTGGACCTACTTTGGGATTACAGACACAAGCTTGAAGAGTTACATATGTATGAATATTCACAATGAGGAAGTGATACAGGTTAAATATACAGAGTTGACTTTGTCTTGCACCTGTTACTTTCATCCCTTAATGTCTTAGACTGATCTGCTTCAGTTTGTTCAGTGCTCTGCTGAAGTTAACAGCCGACACTAAACGTCTCTTTTTTCATGATGTTTTTCCAATTGGTGAGTACGATTTTCTACTTTAtggtataataataaaagtgtttttggtAATATTACATGTTTAGATTTTAGAGGATGATGCCATAATTGCTATAATGAAGCTTAATATTAAGTGCTTCCATAGTGATTAAAGTTAagattatattgtatttttatatgtaatttatttgatttactaGTTGTTCACCTGCACATATTACTAAAAGACAAATGTATGATTTTGTCTAGTTGTCTATCAGTCTCCTGGTGAGCTGGCTCTGCCTTTCAATAACTGGCATCAGCTACCCCAAAACACTGCCATGTGACATCAGCAACATCACCAATAGCAGCGAGGTGATAGTGGATTGCACAGAGAGAGGCCTAAAGAAAATCCCTCCCGGCATCCCAGGAGAAACAACCAATCTGACGCTCACCATCAACCACATTCCATTGTTAAACTCGAGCTCCTTTCAAGGTCTGGAAAACCTGGTTGAGATTGACATGCGGTGCAACTGTGTGCCCATCAAGATAGGTCCCAAGGACCACATGTGCACCCACAGTGTGAAGATCGAGGAAAAGACATTCACCAAACTTGAAAATCTACAAGCATTGTATCTTGATGGAAATCAACTGGAGAGTATCCCCAAAGGCCTGCCAGAAAATCTGATCCTGCTGAGTTTGGAAGTgaatcacatttttcaaatattcGAGGCAAACCTCTCAGAAATCAGAAATATAGAGATACTTTATCTTGGTCAAAACTGCTATTATCGCAACCCTTGCAACGAGTCCTATGCAATAGAAGAGAGTGCTTTTTCTCAATTGCACAATTTAACGTTGTTGTCACTCAAGTCAAATAATTTGTCATTCATTCCACCCAGGCTACCAACATCTTTAAAGGAGCTATACCTCTACAATAACAACATACAAAAAGTCAATGATAAAGATTTTAACTACCTCACTAACCTTGAAATTCTAGACATTAGTGGAAATTGTCCTCGGTGTTACAATGCACCCTTTCCGTGCACCCCATGCCCAGACAACTCACCACTTAGTATCAATGAGACAGCTTTTCACatgttgaaaaaactaaaaactttaCGCTTGCATAGTAATTCATTAAGTCATGTCCAACCAGAATGGTTCGCTAACACTAAACAGCTCAGAGTTCTTGATCTGTCATCAAATTTCTTAGCCAAAGATTTAGGACTCACTCACTTTCCcaaatttcttttaaaactaaaagaatTGGACCTTTCATTCAACTATGAACTTCAAAGGTATCCCGAATCACTGAGACTGAGCCAGAGTTTCTCCTCTCTAAAGTCTTTGAAAATTCTCAGACTGAAGGGGTTTGTATTTCAGCAGCTACGACACAACAATATTGATCCCTTAAAAGCCCTTCCTAACTTGGAAGTTCTAGATCTGGGAACAAACTTTATTAAAATAGCAAATCTAAGCATGCTGATGGAGTTGAAGAGCTTCAAAATAATAAGTCTTTCAGACAACAAAATATCTTCACCCTCTGATGGGCACAGTACAATTGGTTATTCTATAAGAGAGCCCTTGAACTGGTCACCCCTTTCGGCTTCCAATAAGTACCAATACAATGAAGTGAGAGAGATGCACTATTTTAGATATGATGAATATGCACGCAGTTGTAAGTATAAAGATAAGGAACTTGGCGATATTGCATCCCTTGTCAAAAAGGAATGCAGTCAAtttggaaaaactttggatgtGAGCAGaaacaacattttctttttgcatccaacatttttaaatcttaaaGAGCTGAGATGTCTCAATCTGTCTGGAAATGCAATGAGCCAAAGTCTGAATGGCTCTGAATTCACACACCTGACTCAGTTAAAGTATTTGGACTTCTCATCAAATCGCCTCGACCTGCTCTACTCCACTGCTtttgaagaattaaaaaatCTGGTCATATTAGATATAAGTAATAATAACCATTACTTTGAATCAGAAGGTTTGACACATATGTTAAACTTTaccaggaatttaaaaaatctcaaGGTACTGCTAATCAACCACAACCAAATCTCTGCATCAACAAACACAGAGATAGAGAGTCAGTCCCTCGAGAAGTTGGAGTTCAAAGGCAATCGTTTGGATATTTTGTGGAAAGATGGAAACactaaatatgtaaattatttcaaaaaacttTATAATCTGACAGTCCTCGATATTTCCAGTAACAACCTTCATGAGATTCAACCTCAAGTGTTCAGTGGTCTGCCAGACAAGCTGTCTGAGCTCTAccttaaaaacaataaactgaACTCCTTTATATGGAAAAATCTATGTTATCTGCATTCACTACTAGTTCTAGATCTCAGTGGCAACAGCTTAACCACTGTCCCACCCATGCTGTCGGACTGCACCACATCTCTCAAGAAGCTAATTTTGCACAAAAACCAAATTGTCAAACTCACATCAGATTTCCTAAAGAATGCATTCAATTTGAAATATTTGGATCTTAGTTACAATCACATTCAGAATGTTGAAGAATCCAGCTTTCCTGACAACGTTGTCAACCAGATGGATATGTTGCTTCTGCACAATAACAGATTCCACTGTTCATGCAATGCCACTTGGTTTGTCAAATGGCTCAACAAGACCACAGTGACTATTCCTAAACTGGGCACAGATGTTACCTGTGCCAATCCAGGGGCACAAAGAGGTCATCTTGTTATCTCAGTTGACTTGCTAGCATGTCAGCACAATGGTCTGTCAATCATTCTCTACATCCTTTTGACTTCCCTCATCCTCAGCTTTCTCACAATGTCCATCTCAAGCCATCTTTTCTTGTGGGATATCTGGTACATCTTCTACTTCTTCAGGGCAAAGCTCAAAGGCTATCGGCACCTCACCTCCAAGAGTACTATCTACGATGCCTTTGTCATCTATGACAAGGAGGACCAAGCGGTGTCAGAGTGGGTGATGAAGGAGATGTGCTTTCATCTTGAGAAACACGGAGACCACCCTCTGACACTCTGTGTTGAGGAAAGAGACTGGATTCCTGGATGTCCCCTGATTGACAACCTCTCCCAGAGCATCTATCGGAGCAAGAGGACAGTGTTTATTCTCACCAACAAATATATTAAAGGAGGAAAGTTCAAGACAGCTTTCTACATGGCCCACCAAAGATTAATGGATGAAAAAGATGATGTTATTGTCctgatttttttagaaaaaacatgTTGCAATTCAAAATATCTGAGACTACGAAAGAGGCTGTATAGTCGATCTGTGATGGAGTGGCCATCAAACCCTCAGGCTCAGCCTTACTTTTGGTTCAGTCTGCGAAGCATGTTGGCAACTGAAGGTCAGAAACAATACAACAACCTTTTCAAAGAGACACTGTAGCATAAACATTACAATGATGAAGTTTGTTCCCTTTTTTGCAACTTCTGCAATATTATCAAAGACTGCATATTGGAAAGTACAGTGTGGACTTTTTTATTGATAGTGAgtacaaaatatttttgtaattattttactaTGCATATCAATtagatgtttttattgtcaacCAGTGTAATATGAAATAAAGCTGCCAATGGTTACAACTTGGTGATATGtgggtttatttttaatttatctttgAAGATATAGTCTTgttctgtttattatttatgtattttggtgAGGATCTGTTAGAAAATTGAGGAACTtgaatgtttagttttagttggTTCTGATTGTGCTTTCAGttctttcagttaaaaaaacagCATAACTTTCCCTCCACTCACATGTCTTCAGCTTAAATCTTACATGATTAATCACTTATCTTTCGGCAGTCAAGTCTTTGATAGGGAcctaatatatattttcaagtATAGATATGGAAATCCATCCAATGAAACCTAACTAGTTCTTATATGGTTTCCAATTGAGGTATACTTGGTCAGTGTTAGTTTCAGCAATCCTCTCTTCAGTCAGTTTATGTCTGGGTTTCTCTGTAGGTCTGGGCTCATGAGTGTTTTAAAAGACTTTTATATATTTCAAAAGAactgaatacttttttttagattaaatagGTCCCATCATCTATCCCCTACATCTGTTGGCCATCGAAAATGCAGACGTTTGCATAAAGAGGCCAAATGGTTGTGTAAACTGGTGATCAGtccatgacattttttttgaaaatgcaaagattaaatgtttttatgagtGAAAAACAGTTAATATTATGTCACAACAGACACACTTCCAGTTAAAATTATCACCACCTGAACTAATACACTGTGAAAAATACTTCCCGGTGTATTGACGACATTAGCAAATAGATTAtaatttactaaaatgtgattttaacaacttcctttaaaggggacaaatcatggttttaaatccttcctttttagatataaatcatacagttgtggtctatataaagcggaactgcactgcttgggtctgaattcctcattattatagctccccagaccccttttctaccccttttctgatgtgcttctaagagcaactcgttttggtgcggtctctttaaatgcaaatgagacacttcaaaccccgccccctctccaggttcaactccaccctgctcggccatttttgtagtttgatagaagggatacgattatgtagcggcgcagaaaaagtttattcacccgttatttacacaatgtcaacaacggaagacttgtccatccagctttacatgtttgagccagagtcggacccagcggagggagatgaaaatgaagatgatgaacctgcagaaccctaacaagtgagctaacacaagcaccgagctaacgctagcgccaagctaacgtcacgaaatgcattttaatacagtcttttcggagacaaaaacggcaaaatgaaatgacaaatgaaaactttagacttaaattaaaccacgtaggccatatcatcaaggatctaaaacgagcacacagcgctaacatatgaagacggtgcaacttggtaaatggtaaatggactagatttatatagcgctttatccccacactgaagcagtctcaaagcgctttacatatcagctcattcacccaatcactctcacattcacacaccagtgggacaggactgccatgcaaggcgctagtcgaccactgggagcaacttagggttcagtgtcttgcccaaggacacttcgacacatagtcaggtactgggatcgaacccccaacctctcgatcagaagacgacccactaccacctgagccacggtcgcccaacttctaatgctaacaaaacaatgacagggacgtcttatcatcacactttttagcgttatttacagcttaccgaagtgctctgttcgtcgtctccaaagacagaaggaattgaaccctcaatcagacaaagtctttcggcaaatccttctttatactggcggaggttgctgaagcagtcatccttgaagtgcttcgcgcacacaaaaatgaccttacccatagatgtgggtacatttctgtgaaaaataaaactcaaccaggcactttgaaaaggttctgatgctgggagactttgtaatgaagcgtgtgggttactacatccaacaaccaaacattttgatttctcctctcgtaacttctgcatcctggagcttggactacaaaataaaagcgagaaataaaaatggcggattgctcgaagtgttgggcctggagtcgatgtcctaatttggcagttccgctgacgttattgttcaaaaaacgtaatagagaatcaaaaaatcgaaacagattgaaaaatatggccaaaacagaatataacgatatcaacggagcacctgaagagactaatttgaacttttctgtgcttctaaacaatctaaatatacatcaaaatgcatttaagggctaaaaaagtggatttagcatgatatgtcccctttaattaaAAACGTTAAAAATACTGGGTGGCGTTTCACTATTTTATTACCACAGCCAGAGTGGCGCTTCCTCTTCATGCTTTTGCACTGTTATGGTTATGatattgtaaaacaaaaatggagGATAGTTGCTTATAATTTACATTGACTTTGTGTTTTCATAATTGCATCTATCCTACTGATATATGTGTCACCATGAGGGGCAATAGCAACACTAGGAATGAATAATAAAGTACAAAAAGTTGCATTTGCATAGCTTTATTTTTGGTATTGTgtgagttttttgtttgttgattttgtcatctctctcttttttttttttacttagtgctattttcttttttttattgcctaCCTTCCCGCTTCATCTGGTGCTCTCTGCACCCTGCTTCCTGATCACGCTTTGTTATCCACAAACCAACGTTTCATGAAAAGGAGAAGTGAAAAGGGtgctcttcttttatttctacaTATATCGACTCAACTAACACGCAGACAGTCTGATTCCAGTTTGTTTCCCTTTAGTCACATGAGATTTCATGTTAGCGTTTGAAAACTACGGACGAGATTAAAATGTAAGATGTTTTGATCTTATCTTCAATTTTACAGGATGGACAGAGAACTTGTTTTGTTAACAGATATTctctttattaaaatgtgtaccTGAAGCTGTTCAAAGTGCTAAAGAACCATCAGGTTTCAAGGCTGGCCTCCAGGGACTGCTAGAGAGTAGTACAATAAAATAACTATGgtgagtagttttttttaattaccctttatttttcaatttttattttgttttgtggtttATTTATCTAATATAAGATGATCTTTGGGTTGTCCAATGATGTAATTATAGCTTTCCTCTTACAATTGTGCAAAAAGGCAAAAGATTATTTACATTACAACCTgaacaaatgttgtttttctttcttttgttaaaGTGCTGTTATTATggatgtaattgttttttaaggACACTTCTCTGTACAGATTTAAAATGTGCttcaaaatgtttcctttcAACGCAACTGCGTTTTTGATTCTATTTAGCAC
Encoded proteins:
- the LOC114455182 gene encoding FERM and PDZ domain-containing protein 4-like isoform X2, with product MEIDQRGQKDILSGSLERKEERQCHRTKSSGWPPPSGTWSGSQGPPNGWDMGTNRERRDCFFNHVSQSNSLEEVRLDGDKFVPPAPRKVEMRRDPVLGFGFVAGSEKPVVVRSVTPGGPSEGKLFPGDEIIMINDEPVSSAPRERVIDLVRSCKESILLTVIQPYPSPKSAFISAAKKAKLKTNPVKVRFAEEVIINGQVPETVKDNSLLFMPNVLKVYLENGQTKSFKFDSNTSIKDVILTLQEKLSIKSIEHFSLMLEQRAEGSASKLMLLHEQEMLTQVTQRPGAHKMKCFFRITFVPKDPVELLRRDAVAFEYLYVQSCNDVVLERFGSELKYDTALRLAALQMYILTINTKQSQKVSLKYIEKEWGLALFLPPAVLSSMKEKNIKKALTHILKTNQNLVPPGKKLTALQAKVHYLKYLSDLRLYGGRVFKSILMQGEKHTEVTLLVGPRYGISHVINTKTNLVALLADFSHVNRIEMYTEDENRVRVELHVLDVKPITLLMESIDAMNLACLTAGYYRLLVDSRRSIFNMAKNTNSKETGLATKAKQNYQAIECTYSTPHKGCDERNNQRCSQEYSDQECEYMDYGSCEPVYITELHQPKHSVHMSERAECCRIPCTQTYLNVPRPKPQDSSRNAKVSFIFGDPPLDSVNPQNLGYHRLMDEGTEILDNHSPLYRHLEDDYKMMDVMEDGYPYATKIFGSPECIEEPLLHDICYAETTDDAEDEDDVSCDEDLVISNIDKPALLALSGSSDDIIDLTSLPPPPEGNDEEDNDVLLHSLNMAIAAPPPGFRDSSDEDENQRAGVRAQKARNDIPVSLIDSVPTHGAENPGEPLDDAVVSTLQALEALAASEEPSPAQSESSAGVEISRAFSPESSDSGNETNSSEMTESSELATAQRHSENHLRLHVVMAEGYHVANEDKSEVSAACDGGATAMHYNPAESQEEDAQSPAVNSPQIFHPDGVEMEPETMEIKSVSEYFTKLHMGPVMSKQRRKQRETESRSQEETCESSIRSHTPSQDTKDNPPHLVGKYNAFTVRDSYYMNQLDLGRTHFNDRHQKWQQRLPANKMAETLTPECVNDSQASHADRLTVKGEKQDLDEKSQLISQSKGPVNTEGDAASQVHELQPVKLPSTEQDVTCLYEYHVNKRMSSIQSEGIHSLQSSQCSSIDAGCGSGSSSCATPMDSPHCAADNMHVLSESSLKGLSYVTAEEKAIGSQGPGKAGHPIDPTLLRKIHAATSAEPGFGIGRDGPHRTPKMKETTACTQLKKTWKESPLALCNENTTTTLLPSSLQSSTEHSGVIPAKPEPNPHAQTFPSSRSLPDSTTGSLRKRRRVRMPQRRWSTLMPGSRSLEALLEKTKATLTRKTNAQALQSQDFPKVQKIFSAQSLPKSFLQSSLVSNVSRRQLVRGTSMLLPESTRPRLDEGMWRCHGSLSHCFSRRRVNTSDDDEHGQHPLHTMVSDGSVSFRSKKNTISKASAKATQSHIVPVLSDMSLKARLAFINSMKGKTYSLHTGFAVARNDALEIISMLRSTASHLSKSDRPEANKADMETFTQLLMLQAKVLNSACSQMATEYSSPEELLLTLTHSFHTLCCLMQACLSLLEGLSTEKERQGVVTRVDEVIMNYACLLKTAEAASGGSPCDQSVITLTHHSTIMSANINTLIDSLNSLLDKKSLILS